The sequence below is a genomic window from Lolium perenne isolate Kyuss_39 chromosome 4, Kyuss_2.0, whole genome shotgun sequence.
CATCTAAAGTACCTTCAGGCCATCGTCAAAGAGGTTTTCCGCCTCCACCCTCCTGCCCCGTTCTTGCTGCCGCGGCAAGCCGTGGCGACTACGGAGGTAGGCGGCTACACCGTGCCAAAGGGCACACGCGTTCTGGTGAACGTCTGGGCGATTGGCCGGGACAGCAAGCTCTGGACTGAGCCTGAGAAGTTCATGCCGGACAGGTTCTTGGGGAAAGAGACCGATTACCGTGGCCGGGACTTTGAGCTCCTCCCGTTTGGTTCCGGTCGGAGGATCTGCCCCGGGATGCCGCTGGCTGTGCGCATGGTGCACCTGTTGCTTGCGTCGTTGCTGCACCAGTTCGAGTGGAGGCTCCCAAGAGAGGTGGAGGGAAATGGGGTGGACATGGGGGAGAAGTTCGGGATGCTACTAGGATTGGCCACGCCACTACACGCCATAGCCGAACCAATTCAAGTCAAACAGACCTGTTGATATGAAGAAGGAAAATGATTCTGTTCCCCCGGGGGCTGCGACGCTCGCAACCTCCGGGTTGGTCATCGTTCGATCAGTTTGATCGTGAGGCTGTCGTCCGCGTGCATCTCCCGTGGGCAGAGGCAGtaccacgtgcgtgggccctgccACGTACTCCTCCATTATTTTTCTCGTGTGAACACGACGGCAGATCCCTACCAACCTCCCCTGCTCCTTGAGATCGGCCATGGCGCCAGCACTGCAGCTGCTCGCAGAGCGCCGCCGGCTGCCGCACCGCACGCGTTGGAGCTACTTCCATGAGCGCCGCCGCGCTGGCTctcattccccccccccccccccccccccccgcgcccgGGCACCTACTCCCTCACCTGCGCTCTGCACTGCTCGAGAAGATGGGCGAGGTAGGCGGCGCAGTCGACGACGCGCCGCTCGCCGCGCGAGATCTCGCCTGCCTTGACCTGCAACCGCGCGGAACCAGGACGATGCTGCCGAGGTTGGGGCCAAGCTTCGCCTGGGCGCCGTCCGCGTCGTCGTCCTGGACACCGCAATGGGGCGCACTCGTAGGGTCCCTCCCGGAGCTCACCCCTGCACGCGGCCGCACTGCATCCTTGTCGGTGCCCGTGCCGAGCCTCCCGTGTGCCCGGCCGCCTccaccggcctcctcctccttcgccgccgccgccggctgcGACGTGCCACGGCCGTCGAGGCTCTCCGCGCCGCGTGTGGCTGCCGGCGTCTGCAGGCGACTCCGTGCCTCACGGGTGTCCTCCGGCGAGCTGTTCCGCTGCAGGCCTGCACATATACGAACGCGCTGCCCCTGTCCCTCCCTCTCCCTGCCTCCTCGTCCCGCGGCGAGGGCGCCATGTGCCGCGCCAGCCTCTCCATCTTCTTTCCTCCTCCATGCGGTGTTGCGAGCGACGGCCGGCGGTGCTACCATGGCGAGCCAGGATGCTGCCGACGGGGGCCCTCGTCAGCTGCTGACGACGGGCTAAGTTGCTGCCCACGGCGGCCCTCTTTGCTGCCGATGGCTTGTGACATGCACTACGTGGTTTTGCTGTCATATATAGATTTTTTTTTGCTACAACCGTTCCATGATTTTGCTATGTTAGTATATATTTTTGCTACTAAGTTTTTTTGGTGATGTATTGGGCGAAGTCTGTTTTGATACAATAGCAATGATCTCGCCACATACCTTTAAAAAATGTTGTGATGCTATTTTTTTCCTATAATTATTTTGTTGTTTCGCTACTTTAGCATAGAAATTTTGCTATGAGGTCTTTGGCGATATCTTCGACAATATTTTTGATAATATTAGGTTTTGCTACATTAGCATTTTTCTGCTACAATAGCATAATTTTTTGCTACCAGCTCTCCGGCGAAGTCTCCGGTGAGCTCCACCTTTTTATTTGATTTCGTGACtaaaccgttttttgctacaatgtAGCAAAAAGTGGGTTATGTTTTTGCTGCCGGAAGGTATTTTTTTACTACATTCAGTAAAAAAAGATCTAGCCGTTTAAGATGGCCGATCCAACGGCTGGTGATCCGGGGGCTGGAAAATCAGATCttcgggggacgcccagcagtttcctATGAAGAAACGTGGGTTGCAGAAAATTTCATTGAAGTCAGCATCATAACTTCATAAGATTCCAACGTATTTGGAGCAATTTTCTTTGCACGAGTAGTGTATAGTTGCTGAGCGGTCGCAGTCGCATTCGTAGAATATTGTCGCAAGCCTAGTAAGTTCTATTTGTGTTGTAATAAACAGATTCTAGCTTTTGATAATGtagatgctgatttttttttctacATACTTAACTTTGTAAAGCTTGACTTCGGCTAAAACATGCAATAATTTGGGAAAAGAGTACGATCTCGCAGAAACTAAATCTTGTAAATCAGGATCCTAGAGAACTGAATGCCAATGCAAATTAACTTGAAGCTACTCACGTTTGAATCACAGCCCGCTACCACAGCCAACGTCGTCGCCGCCAGCCTCGCCAACCATGCAGGTGAAGAAGAGCCAACCATATCGCTAAATCGGGAAGAGTGGATGAGCTCCACATGGAGAGAATGGAGGATTTGAATTTGGTGGTGAGAAAGCCACCCCTATATACGGTGGCAAAATTCGGAGGGCAATGACCAAATTCATCCCTCCGATTTATCGCTGTCCCGCGCGTTTCTCCTCGGTAGATCTGTGGAACACAAGAGTGACTCGCTAGGACCCGAGCTACTTTAAAAACATGCGATAAAAGCCAAGGGGAGCCCAGGCTACCCAACAGGCCCTCAAACGAGCCTAATGCAAGCCAAGGCTACCAAACGGGCCCTCAGTGAATCTCCACAACCGGAATTGCCCTCAATGAATCTCCACAACCGCAATTGCCGCCACCATTTGATCCACCAATTTAGGTCTAGGAAGTCTAGATCGAGTTTTCCAGTTGCAGGGTATTTGAGATCTGCTACAGATGCTCTAACAATTTGCTCTGAACGAATTACATCGAAATCGTCAGGATTTAAATTGAAATGGCTAAAACTAAGCAACCAAACTCAGTTAACAGTTATAATTGCACCAGTCGTCAAACAGAGCACAGGTCCATCGAAAACAAGTAAGCTCCAGCCAAATATCAAGATTAAAATTGTTTCGTGTACCCACGTGACTGGAAAATTATTGCCCAGATCCTACAATCTGGGCACCAGGTAAGTTAAGATTGTACTGACACATTTTGACAAAATTTAGGAACAGAAGGGCTCCTTCAATACCCATCTAGTAGGGCTCCACTGGTGCGCGGAACTTGAGTCCAGCGTACACGGCGGCGGCTCCAAGCTCTTCCTCGATCCTAAGAAGCTGCACCAATTAAAAAAGACATGTGTCAGTTAAATGCACCAGATTTAACTGCTCAAAACCCACCATTGATCCTAAAAGATCAAAAGAGAAAACAGCACTATTACACACAAGCTTGTCTACAACTCGGTGGTAGCAAGTTTTGCACAACAATCGCAAAATTATAAGGGTATGCGAACGAGAAGAGGACTAAGATTCTTGCCTGGTTGTACTTCGCAAGACGTTCTGATCTGCAAGGTGCTCCGGTCTTGATCTGGCCCTGTATCATAGGAAAGATAGTTGAATTGCTTCACCATGAAACTTGAGACACACTAGTGAGAACCTTTTCCAAGAATGTGGAAACATACCGTAGATAAACCAACAGCCAAATCAGCAATGAATGTATCCTCAGTTTCACCACTGCAGCAAAGAGAAGGCAATTGAATATATTTCGTACAGGAAAAGAAGCACAGGAACACAAGATGGAGGAAGAAAATATGTGCAGGATCACAATATGACTAGGAAGTGTACCTCCGGTGACTGGTCATCACACCCCAGCCAGCACGTTTTGACATTCTCACAGCCTCAATGCTCTCAGTTACAGATCCAATTTGGTTAACCTACATTGTAATCCGGATACACAATTCTTGAGTTGAGAAAGCTATCGGCAACAATAAAATGAAGATATCTCAAACCCGACATACCTTGAGGAGAAGAGCATTGCATGACTTCTCTTCAATTGCCTTTGCAACCCTCTGCACATAAGAGGGTAATAAACTATGTAAATCACCTAGGCAAATGAAGAGATAAAAGACAATGTATTACACTGAAGAGAGTACATACAGTTGGGTTTGTGACAAGGAGGTCATCTCCGACAATCTGCACTGGCACTCCGATTTCCCCAGTCATCTTAGCATAGTGAACCCAGTCATCCTGATCAAATGGGTCCTCAATCGAGACAATTGGGTATTCATCAACAAATGACTTGTACACATTCTTCAGGCTATCTCCAGATATCTTCTGGGAGCCATCATTGTTCTGCAACAAGCAACAGAATAACCATAAATTGGCCATCAAAATGAACTTAACAATTCAAACTGACAATCGGACATTACATCTTCCTTGAAGTTCAGATCATAGGTTTGGTCCTTTTCACTGTAGAACTCTGAAGCAGCAACATCCATTCCAATGACAACCTAGTATAGCAAATGGAATGTCTCAGTAAAAGGTGTCAATAATCATTAAATCAACTTGAAATGCAGTAATCCAACATACCTTGCCAGTATATCCAGCCTTTTCAATAGCCACCTTCAAGAGCTCAAGACCCTCCTTGTTCTCCTATAGACAGAAGGCCAGGGAATTAACAAATAATCCCAAAAGCTATTTTGTTGACCATTATGCATCTTAATCTGTACAATTATGGCCCCAATGAACAAATAAAATTCCAGTATCATATAAAAAGTTTCTTCCTTATATTTGAACTTAATCAAGAAGAGACAAataagactatattttgactagCTTTTGTGCCACAGTAATCACCATATAGTCAGAGATAGCAAAAATGAAacagcaaataaaacaaaataagtaATACAAGAACAGCCATTTCAAAGGATTCTCTCATATTGTAGGGTGTAAGCCAAAGATATTAAGGACAGACCTGAATGTTAGGAGCAAAACCACCCTCATCACCAACATTGGTAGCATCCTGACCATACTTCTTCTTGATAACAGACTGTACCGAACAGGAAATGTGTACACTTTTAGACTTTGCAAAACTACCAGCTAGAAAGTGAAAAGTATGATTGAAGAATGACCTTCAAGTTGTGATACACTTCGACACCCATCTTCATGGCCTCCTTGAAGGATGAAGCACCAGTAGGAAGGATCATGAATTCCTGTAGAAGCATATAGAGCATAAATTACAGACACTGAAATCATAAGATAAGAGCTATATGTAAATTTATGTTTGGGGCCCTGCCTGCATAGCAAGCTTGTTTCCAGCATGCGATCCACCGTTGATGACATTGAATGCAGGCACAGGCAGAACCAGATGCTTGTTACCAGCAAGGTTGGCGATGTGCTGCAGTTTACAAGacacaaataaatcaaaaagtgaTAGGCATAACAACAATTCAGTGATAAGCAGAACGAGCATAGCGAACTGTACCTGGTACAGTGGAATCTTCTTGACAGAAGCTCCTGCTTTGCATACAGCAAGTGACACAGCCAGGATAGCATTAGCACCAAGCTGAATTTCAAGAGAATCACTTCGTCAAGTAGCAATTAGCGAAATGCAATGGTTGCACTTTTCCTCTCAACACTATAATCACCACCATGTACATCAATACGGAAATATACCTTTTGCTTGCACCAGCCCCACTCATTCTTGGTTCCATCAAGTTCATGAACCATGAAGTTGTCAAGCAGGGTCTGTTCCATGGGATCCTACAAAGCCAATAGAACATGTACAAAACTATTAAGTTAATACTGTATATGTATACACAGAAAATAATAAGCTAATACTGTAATATGCACATAATCAGATTGACGAAGGAGCAAGGAGGCAAACCTTGCCAATCAATGCTGGTCCAATAATGGAGTTCACATTGTCCACAGCCTGTTAAAAGTATGAAATCATTATGATAAAGAAAGTAAACTTGTCAGGGAATCACCACAAAGTTATAAGAGACGCCACACAACAAACTGAAAATTCCTTCCAAAGAATGAACTAAATCCAAACAAACCTTTAGAACACCCTTTCCCAAGTAATCAGAGCCTCCATCCCTCAATTCCAAAGCTTCATACACACCTATTACACACACAAGAAAAGCCTATGTTAAACTTCACCATAGGAGTAACTTGCGTGATTGAAATAAAGCAACGGCATCAATGCCCAAATCACAACGGGAAACTAAATCCCAATGCATAAAATTGAACATGCAAAAGCCACAGCTCTAGATACTCCCAAACTAAATGCATGTTAGTTACATTCTGCTCCATCCTTAAAAGAACACTAGTACTATTGAAGCACGTGAAAAGGAATGTTGCAATTTAGCCAGTGCATGAACTATAAAAAATGTCGATGAGGTCACTACTTTGAAGTTGAATTATAAAGTCCATAACACCCTAAACTGGCAAAACAAGCAACGATTGTATTGACCAGATGCATTAAGTTGGCAAGGCAACAAAAAGAGAAAACACTGCCGGTAAAGAAATGACCTACCAGTTGATGCACCACTGGGCACAGCAGCCCTCGCAAATGTTCCATCAGAGCAGCACACGTCAACCTAGCAGCACAAGCATCAGGTTCATATTAGCTATAGAAACATTCCGCAGCTAGAAGCATTAATCATTCTCAAATTTGACGCGGTGGAGCCGATggaaaaggcaacaagtcaaccaTCACATCTCAAAACCCAATAAATAACACATGCATATTATCGTTTCAGACTAGTCTGAAACAGAACCACGATACAGCAGACAGAGGACTGAAACGGTCAAAATTGTGAGCACAGATATATAGTTCACCGATACGGTGAGACACGCGTCGCTAAGCCAAAGTTAAGAGCAGCGGATCGATCAGCTACATCCGTACAGTCGTCTCGCTAAAGCGAAAATTCAgagaagaaaaaaaatcaaatagaACCAGACAGCTGATCGAGCAACGCGCGGCTGTAAAATGATCAGATCTACTGAAAATGGTAAGATGCCTACCCATAAGCAGAGTTAGAACAAGAGCGGGCTCACTCGCCGAAGAGAAACAAACAAATCAGCGCCCAATCCACCAACCCGCGGCCAGATCGGGGATACACAGGCACAGATGGTACCGTCCAAGACCCTGGAACTGGTAGGTCGCGTCGTACATTACCAGATAAACCCTACAGCGAAATCCGGAACCGTTCTAACCACTAGAGCCCCAGATCTCCCTCCACAACAGCCGGGCTGGTCCCGCGACACCTTATTAGATAATACATAGGACGAGCGGGGTGCGGTGGTTGAACCGCGCGCGCGTACCTCGACGGTGGGGTTGCCGCGGCTGTCGAAGATCTGGCGAGCCTTGACGCTCTGGATGGTCGCAGCCATGGCCGGAGAAGGAGAGGGACGGATCTAGCGAGATGTTGTTTGGGCGGAGAGGAAGGATTAGGTATTTGCGGAGGCTATCGGGGTAGCGGAGCGGGCGCCTTTTTATTCGGGCGACGGAGCGGCTGGGCGTAGCCTTTGATGACGGGAAAAGGGTGGGGTCGCATGAACTGGCATCCAAAAAGTTTTGTTTCGTTGGCATTGAAAATGATTTTCTTGGACAGGAAGAACAAGGCATCGACAATCTTGTGTAGAAAATGGGACGACAGATGGCATATTCGCAGGGGCGGCGTCCGCGGCGCTCTTCGGGGGATCCGAAGCCGCGGTCGGCCCGCGGGAATGCGGACTTCGCCTCACGGCCTTGTGGGCCAGCGTTTGCTTCCCTACTGCCACTCGGTGAGCTTTCGCTCGGTCCTTTTTTTTTCGAGATGTCTTCGCTCGGTTCTAAAATAAGTGGACTTAGACTGTCAACAAAACAGTACAAAGTCTTTCTGTCCTCAAACGAAAATTAAACctaatctataatatctaaatagaagcaacccactaagttgatttctctcaacatgcaaacCATCCACCTCATCAAGTTTCTCAACTAATCTTAGCCTGCCACATCACCCATTAAATCCATCAAGTATGCCACATCAGCAAATAAAACACAATGTTCTTTGCTCCATCCTCTCCTCCACTGAAACCTTCCTCTCCTACATCATTACCATAATTAATTTTCAACTTCAGGAATTTCACTCACGTAAGGAAAAGAGACATCTCCTCATATCTCTTCATCTTCTCCATGCAAATGTAATGGGTGGAAGTAGAGCTAGCTATAAATGCTCTCAAGTTGGAAGTTTAAGAAGTGAAGCTGCTTTGTTCTGATTATCACCAAAATTTTCACGTCGCGTGCTTCCCAGTGAACCTCTTGACCTGCTGGAGGCATATGAGCAAAGCCACTTGCCTTCCTATCCGTTCTCTTCTGATTGGCTTATTATATCCGTCGCGTGTCAGATGCACTATGTGGCTTTGTGCCAAAGGTGATTGGCAATGGCGAATGGATGAAGCCGTTTTTTTCTTACAGCTCGCCATGTTCTTGGCGACATGGAGCGATGCCCCACCAGCAAACTCTGAATCAAGACGGTATGAACAGATTAACTTCTACAGTAGCTTTTTGTCATTAATCCCGCGAGTCAAGAGCTGATTGATGGCTAGGTCGTCAAATGGACCATGGCTAGCGAGGCGATAAGTTGCAGTCGGATAAGTCAGGTCAATGTACTGTAGGTATGTTCTAATTTGGTGTGTTTCATTTTTCCAATAAAATATGTATTGAGGATTTCAGTTAAATATTGTAGCACGTCGCCAACATTTTGAAATATGGTGATTCTGGATGTCATGGATGATCTATCGCCAGGACTCACTCACTCGCACACCCGGTAGATCTGAAAGATTGTGTCCACAAAATTCATCCATGCAGGTTATTCTTGCCTCTTGCCTGCAGATCAATGACCATAATATTCCGATCTTCCTTGAGTAAATATACTGATATTGTAATATTCAAACCCAGGTTCAATCTCCAGGTCAATGATCTCTATATGACTGTTGCATATTCTAATCGAACTCTATATTAGATCATCTTCAACTAAATAATTAACTTTGAACATATCTTCACTTACATAAAACAATTAAGGCTGGCTATCCGTAATGCAATTTTATGTCTAAATTTATCTACGTGTTCCCGCATCAACGTCGCGGGGGAATCATCTAGTAATATTTAACACATATTACCTCCGTTTATAATTAATTTTTGTTATGAATTCAGTTAAAGTAGAACTTTGTAATATTTGACTAAATACTTAAGGTAAACTATCAATATCTAAAATGTAAAGCATTTCGAATTATGGTTATCGATATTTACCCCAAAAAATTAGTCAAACTTGATCAAACTTAACTTCGAATAAACCTAGAACACGAAGTAAATAAAAATGGAGGGAGCATTGGTTTGCATCTATTCAATGCCGTTTTCACCCCATTTCATAATCTGTGTGAAAACCCATATGTCCATTTATTTGAGGACGAAGAATTATTTATTGTCTTTAAGAGAGAGGCAATGCATGGATACACATAATGGACTGCTTAAGTGTGCCAACTTTTGGTAAAAGACCAActaatctattaataatcatcaagaaCAGTACAAAGAGCTCTGAAATTAATACAGATTGCAAATAGATACTTCGaccacctgatacgtctcaaacgtatctataatttctcatgttccatgatagttttatgacaatacctacatgttttactcacactttataatgattttatgcattttccgaaactaacctattaacaagatgtcacagtgccagttcctgttttctattgtttttggttccacaaaggttgttcgggcaatattctcggaattcgacgaaacaaaacccaaggccttattttccccggaacgttccagaacaccgaaggagagccggaggggggccaagggggacccacaccataggggggcgcgggtcccaccctggccgcgccgccatgtggtgagggagccctgttgcccctctgactccgcctcttcgcctataaagtccctcgtgacctaaaaacccgacatcaattgacgaaactccagaaagact
It includes:
- the LOC127296412 gene encoding enolase, which encodes MAATIQSVKARQIFDSRGNPTVEVDVCCSDGTFARAAVPSGASTGVYEALELRDGGSDYLGKGVLKAVDNVNSIIGPALIGKDPMEQTLLDNFMVHELDGTKNEWGWCKQKLGANAILAVSLAVCKAGASVKKIPLYQHIANLAGNKHLVLPVPAFNVINGGSHAGNKLAMQEFMILPTGASSFKEAMKMGVEVYHNLKSVIKKKYGQDATNVGDEGGFAPNIQENKEGLELLKVAIEKAGYTGKVVIGMDVAASEFYSEKDQTYDLNFKEDNNDGSQKISGDSLKNVYKSFVDEYPIVSIEDPFDQDDWVHYAKMTGEIGVPVQIVGDDLLVTNPTRVAKAIEEKSCNALLLKVNQIGSVTESIEAVRMSKRAGWGVMTSHRSGETEDTFIADLAVGLSTGQIKTGAPCRSERLAKYNQLLRIEEELGAAAVYAGLKFRAPVEPY